TGTGCGGCAGCGACGGCTCCGCGACCTGGATGGGCTGGAAGCGGCGCTCGAGAGCGGCGTCCTTCTCCAGGTGCTTGCGGTACTCGTCGAGCGTGGTGGCGCCGATGGTCTGGAGCTCACCGCGCGCCAGCATGGGCTTCAGGATCGAAGCCGCGTCGATGGCGCCTTCCGCGGCACCCGCACCGACCAGCGTGTGGAGCTCGTCGATGAACAGGATGATGTCGCCGCGGGTGCGGATCTCCTTGAGGACCTTCTTCAGGCGCTCCTCGAAGTCACCCCGGTACCGGGAGCCGGCGACCAGGGCGCCGAGGTCCAGGGTGTAGAGGTGCTTGTCCTTGAGGGTCTCGGGCACCTCGCCCTTGACGATCGCCTGGGCCAGGCCCTCGACGACCGCCGTCTTGCCGACGCCGGGCTCGCCGATGAGGACCGGGTTGTTCTTGGTCCGGCGGGACAGCACCTGCATGACCCGCTCGATCTCCTTCTCGCGCCCGATGACCGGGTCGAGCTTGGACTCACGAGCGGCCTGGGTGAGATTCCGGCCGAACTGGTCGAGCACCAGGGACGTGGAGGGCGTGCCCTCGGCGGGACCGCCTGCGGTGGCCGCCTCCTTGCCGCCCGAGTACCCGGAAAGCAGCTGGATGACCTGCTGCCGGACCCGGTTCAGGTCGGCGCCCAGCTTCACGAGGACCTGGGCGGCGACGCCCTCGCCCTCGCGGATCAGGCCGAGCAGGATGTGCTCGGTGCCGATGTAGTTGTGGCCCAGCTGAAGAGCCTCGCGGAGCGACAGCTCCAGGACCTTCTTGGCTCGCGGGGTGAAGGGGATGTGCCCGGAAGGAGCCTGCTGCCCCTGCCCGATGATCTCCTCCACCTGCTGGCGGACCGCCTCGAGCGAAATCCCGAGGCTCTCCAGGGCCTTAGCGGCGACACCCTCACCCTCGTGGATCAGGCCCAGGAGGATGTGCTCGGTGCCGATGTAGTTGTGGTTGAGCATCCGGGCTTCTTCCTGAGCCAGGACGACAACCCGCCGCGCGCGGTCGGTGAACCTCTCGAACATCGTTAATCGCTCCTCAGAGCGGTCGGTCAGTGAGGGGTCGGTCCCCTCCCAGTCCTTCCGCATGCTAGTCCCGCAGGACGGGACAGCTCATTCCAACTGCCGACATCCGTCCGGATCACCCCGCGCCGGGCGGGGATTCTTACTGCCGAACAGCTGACAACTGCTCCAACCCGATGGTGCGAGACGATGTTCCCGCAGGCCAGGCAGATACCCCTTTCGCCAGTACGCCGATGGCGAACGTGAGACGTCTCGGCCAGCGTGTCGCCCCTTCCCACTAGGAAAGTCTTACCCGCAATCACCGACAGTCCATGCGGCGCGCCCCCGTTCCCTCCGCTACGGGCGAACATCCCTGCGCTGCTGAACGCTCTCGCGCGCCCCCATCGCCAGGACTGAACGTGATACTCCAGGAACCCTGCGTAACCCCGGAGGCGGTTCGACGGTTCATCGGACATGCCTCCCACCGTCCCCCAGCCCCGATCGTCACCCGATGCCGCTCCGGGATCGGCCGATGCCGCACTCGCCCGGCGGTACGCGGGGGAGCTGGGCTGGGCCACCGCGGGAAGGGATCCGCTGCGGCTGCTCACCGGGGCGCTCTTCGATGTGCTGGAGCTGCCCGCCGAGGCCGGTCACGCCGTGCTGCGGCGCGGTGTGCGCACCGGCCCCGTACTGCTGTCCGGCACGCGGATGGGTCTGCTGGTCGCCGCGGGCGGCGCCGATGAGCTGCCGGGGCTGCTCGACTGGCTGGAGTGGGGCCCGGTCGCGCTGGACCTGACCGCCGTGGGTGCGGGGGGCCGTGTCACGGCCCCGCCTCTCCCGGGTGCCCCGGGGGACTCGCCGGGGGCCGCCGTGTGGCTGCGGCCCCCAGAGCCGAGGCGTGCGCCCGAGCCGCGACTGCCGGCCCTCACGGGCTTCGGGAGCAGCGGTGGGGATGCCCCCGATCTCGTACGCCTGGTGGACGCCGCGGCAACCGAATGCCATCGGGTCCGGCTGTCACGCGCCCGTTCGGGGGCGCCGACAAGGGGTGGAGCGGATCAGCCGTTGGCCTTCTCGTAAGCCTCGCGGATCTCGGCGGGAACGCGGCCGCGGTCATTCACATTGTGGCCGTTCTCCCGCGCCCACCGGCGGATTTCCGCGGTGTCCTTGTTACCGCCCGCCACGGCACGGCCCTTGCCGCGGCCCGTGGCCGCACGGCCGCCGGTGCGACGTCCACCCTTGGTGTAGGGCTCGAGAAGGCCGCGAAGCTTGTCCGCGTTGGCCGTGGTGAGGTCGATCTCGTACGTCTTGCCGTCAAGGGCGAACGTGACGGTCTCATCGGCCTCGACGCCGTCGAGGTCATCGACAAGAAGGACCTGAACCTTCTGTGCCACGGGATTTCCTTTCATCGAAAATGGAGTACGCGGAAAGGAAACCGCTTTTCCCCCGAAAACACAAACCCCCTGGAGAGGTTCAGCAGCCCGAGAGGACGGGAAACGTGCGCGATTCGGACATAGGGTTGCAGGTCCTTCTGCAGATCACAGGTGCAGAAGCATCCGGCTGTTGCCCAAGGTGTTCGGCTTCACTCGTTCGAGACCGAGGAACTCCGCGACACCCTCGTCGTAGGAACGCAGCAGCTCACTGTAGACATCGGTGTCGACGGGCGTCTCTCCGATCTCGACGAAGCCGTGCTTCGCGAAGAAGTCCACTTCGAAGGTGAGACAGAAAACCCTGCGGACACCGAGCCATCGCGCGGTCTGCAAGAGCTTGTCCAGTACGTGATGCCCGACTCCCGCGCCCTTGATGCGGGGGTCGACGGCAAGGGTCCGCACTTCCGCCAGGTCTTCCCACATGACATGAAGTGCGCCGCAGCCGATGACCGCCGCGTCCTCGTCGCGTTCCGCGACCCAGAACTCCTGGATGTCCTCGTAAAGGGTGACGGTCGCTTTGTCGAGCAGGATGCCTCCCGACACGTACCCGTCGAGGAGTCGTCGTACGGACGCGACATCACTCGTCCTGGCCCGCCGGACGGTGATGGCGGGCTTATTTACCGACGGGTCGGTATGGAGTTCGGTATCCGGATCGCATTGCGACTGGTCTGAGGACATGTCCCGACGCTATCGCCCGCCCTCCGGCGGCACGTCATCGGCCGGGGCGTCATCTCCGGTGGCGGCGGCGGTCGGTTCCGCGGGGTCGCCGGAGGTTTCGGCGAGGTTGGGGGAAACCATGCGAACGGCGTCCTGGAGCGCTTCGCGCTGTTCGGCGGACATCATGCCGAAGAACGCGACAAGTGCCGCGGCGGGGTTGTCACTGCGCGACCAGGCTTCGTTCATCAGTGCGGCCGAGTAGGCGGCCCTCGTGGAGACGGCCGTATATCGATAGGCCCGGCCGTCGACTTCCCTGCGCACCCAGCCCTTCTGATGGAGATTGTCCATTACCGTCATCACGGTCGTGTAGGCGATGGACCGTTCCTGCTGAAGGTCCTCAAGGACTTCCCGCACCGTTACCGGTCGGTTCCATTGCCAGACACGCGTCATCACGGCGTCTTCGAGGTCTCCCAATTGGCGGGGCACGAGATCATTTTAGTGCTAGATGTCCTGAATGTTCTGGTATTTACACAGCAAAAGAGCGCACGGCTCGGATGAGTCGTGCGCTCCGGGGACGCGCGCTTCGGGAAGATACGGGGCGGGCGGACCGCTGCCGTGATCAGGCATTCTCCGGATGAGCGGTCTGCTTTACGGATTCCGCGCGGGCGAGCGCCGCGTCCACCACGGCGTCCTCCTTGGTCTTGTTCGGACCACCCTGGCTCTTGACGATGATCACGATCAGGGCGATGAAGAAGACGGCCATCACCACGGGGGGCACGAGCGCGGATACGTAGTCCATGCCGTCCAGAGTAGCGAGCCCGGAACGGCCCGACGCGGCGACCTCCCGGTGGGAGGCCGCCGCGTCGGACGCCGCGCGGGAGGTCAGCCGGCCGCCCGCTCCTCGGACGGCGGCGGCGCGGGCCGGCGACGCGGCGGGAAGACCTCGGAGGGCTTGGGCATCGGGCGGTCGCCGGGCTTCTGCGGGCGGTCCGGGGCCGCCGGGGTCCTGGGCCGGTCCGGCTCCTGCCCGGCGGCGCGGCCGCCGGGCAGGGCGAGCAGCCTGCTGCGGGGCCCGGGGGCCGCGAGCCCGGCGGAGCGGCCGGCGAGCCGGGCCCGTACGGAACGTTCGGCGAGCACCTGGCAGCGCTCCAGGAGGGCCGCCGCGAGCCGCCCGCCGCGCAGGGCCCGCAGCGCGGCCAGATCGTCCGGGCGGGGGTCGTAGCCGGCCGCCAGGGCGTCCTGGAGCAGCTCCAGGTAGCCGGCGGCGGAGCCGGGGAGGGCGTTGCGGTAGCGGGCGAGGTCGGCGAGGAGGAACGCTCGCAGCCGACCCGCCTCACCGGCCGCCTCGTCCACGGAGCCGGCGAGCCGCAGGCAGTCCTGGACGTCCTCGTCGGACAGGGGCATGGGGTGGAGGGCGATGGCAAGGGCACGTCGGAGCACCCGCAGCTCGTCCGCGCTGAACGCCATGCCGCCTCGTGAACCGTAGGGCGTGGGCATAACGCGACAATACGTGCTAAATGGACAAAATCCGTTTAACTGGTCGTCGGTGGCGCGGCGTGCCCGTCCCTCCGCCCCGGCCCCGCCCCCGGCCGTTCCCGCAGGTACCGGCGGGTTCCGGCAGGCTCCGGCGGAAGGGGCCCTACGACCGGGAGACGTTCCGCTCGTACACCAGGCGCAGCCCGATGAGCGTCAGCCACGGCTCGTGCTCGTCGATGACCGAGGACTCCCCCAACACCATCGGAGCAAGGCCGCCCGTCGCGATGACGGTGACGTCGTCCGGGTCGGCGGCCAGCTCCTTCTTCATCCGGGCCACCACCCCGTCGACCTGGCCCGCGAAGCCGTAGACGATGCCGGACTGCATGGCCTCGACGGTGTTCTTGCCGATCACGCTGCGCGGCCGGGCCAGCTCGATCTTGCGGAGCTGGGCGCCCTTGACGCCGAGGGCCTCGACCGAGATCTCGATGCCGGGGGCGATCACCCCGCCGGTGTACTCGCCGCGCGGGGAGACCGCGTCGAAGGTGGTGGCGGTGCCGAAGTCGACGACGATCGCCGGGCCCCCGTACAGCTCGACGGCGGCGACCGCGTTGATGATGCGGTCCGCGCCGACCTCCTTGGGGTTGTCCATCAGGATCGGCACGCCCGTCTTGACGCCGGGCTCCACCAGGACGGCGGGGACGTCGCCGTAGTAGCGGCGGGTGACCTCGCGCAGTTCGTGCAGGACCGAGGGGACGGTGGCGCAGATCGCGATGCCCTCGATGCCGTCGCCCAGCTCCATGCCGAGCAGCGGGTGCATGCCCATCAGGCCCTGGAGCAGGACGGCCAGTTCGTCGGCGGTGCGGCGGGCGTCCGTGGAGATCCGCCAGTGCTCGACGATCTCCTCGCCGTCGAAGAGGCCGAGGACCGTGTGCGTGTTGCCGACGTCGATGGTGAGCAGCATCAGACGTCGGCCCCGTCGGTGGCGGAGGCGTCGGCGTCGGCGTCGCGGAAGTCCAGGCCGATGTCGAGGATCGGCGAGGAGTGGGTGAGCGCCCCGACCGCGAGGTAGTCGACGCCCGCGTCGGCGTAGGCGCGGGCCGAGTCGAGGGTCAGGCGGCCGGAGGACTCCAGCACCGCCCGCCCGGCGACCAGGGCGACGGCCTCGGCGGTCTCGGCCGGGGTGAAGTTGTCCAGCAGGATCAGGTCGACGCCCGCGTCCAGCACCTCGCGGACCTGGTCCATCGTGTCGACCTCGACCTCGATGGGCAGCTCGGGGAACTCGGCGCGGACCCGCTTGAAGGCCTCGGCGACGCCGCCCGCGGCGATCACGTGGTTGTCCTTGACCAGGGCCGCGTCGGAGAGCGACATCCGGTGGTTGACGCCGCCGCCGCAGCGCACCGCGTACTTCTCCAGCGCGCGCAGGCCCGCCGTCGTCTTGCGGGTGTCGCGGACCTCGGCCTTGCTGCCCTCCAGCACGTCCGCCCACGCGCGGGTGGCGGTCGCGATGCCCGAGAGGCGGCAGAGCAGGTTGAGCGCGCTGCGCTCGCCGGTCAGCAGGTCGCGGGTGCGCGTGGTGACGGTCAGCAGCTTCTGGCCGGGGACGATCCGGTCGCCGTCCTCGACGTGCCGCTCGACCTCGAACTCCTCGGTGCAGACGATCGACAGGACCGCCTCGGCGACCCGGAGCCCGGCGACCGTGCCCGCCTCGCGGGCGGTGAAGTCACCGGTGATCACGGCGTCCTCGGGGACGGTCGCCACGGTCGTGACGTCCACCCCGCCGTCGAGGTCCTCCTCGATCGCCACATGGGCGACGTCCTCGACCTGGACGGGGTCGAGCCCCGCCCGGGCCAGCAGCAGGGCGAGCGCGGGGTCCAGGCCGCACTCCAGGGCTTCGGGGTCGAACCCGTCGTCGCCGCCGCAGCCGCAGGCATCGCCGCAGCCGCCTTCGGCCGGTGCGGAGGATGCGGGCGCGCCGACGCTGATCAGCGGTACGTCCACGGGTGTGGGGCGCGGATTCTCTTCGGGCGTGCTCACGGTGACGGCTCCTCGGGGGCGTGGCGGGTGGTGCGGGTAGGGCGGGTGATGCTCTTGTGCTGCCGGTGCCGCGCTGTGGTGTCCGGCGCCGCGGGTGTCTCCAGCAGTCTGCGGTGTCCGGCGGTGCGGCTGCTCCCAGCAGTCTGCTCAATCCGACGGGCGTACGGGCGGGAACGCCGCGGTCTCCGTGCGGTGGACGACCGGGGTGCGGTCCGCGGCGATGCGGACGACCAGGTGGCGGCGGCCGTGGGCGTCGTCGCGGTCGGGACGGTCCTCGCGCCAGTGGCAGCCGCGGGTCTCCTCGCGCTCCCGGGCGGCGGCGACCAGGACCCGGGAGACCAGGAGCAGGTTGGTGACCTCCCAGGCGTCGACCCCGGGGACGACCGCCTTGGCGCCGCCCGGCCCCTCCGCCTCGGCGGCGGCGTCGCGGTGCAGGGCCTCCAGCTCCTCGGCGGCGGCGGCCAGGCTGTCGGCGGAGCGCAGGACTCCGGCGCCCCGGGTCATGGCGCGCTGGATCGCCGTACGGGCCTCGGGGGCCAGCAGCGGGGCGGGGCCGCCCGCGTCCGGGCTCCCGGCCGGTTCGGTGCGGGGCGGGCGGGCCCCGGCGATGTCGGCGGCGATGCGCTCGGCGAAGACCAGGCCCTCCAGGAGGGAGTTGGACGCGAGGCGGTTGGCGCCGTGCACACCGGTGCAGGCGACCTCGCCGCAGGCGTACAGGCCGGGGACGGTGGTGCGGCCCCGCAGGTCGGTGCGGACGCCGCCGGAGGCGTAGTGCGCGGCCGGGGCGACCGGGACCGGCTCGGTCACCGGGTCGATGCCGTGGGACCGGCAGGCGGCCAGGATGGTGGGGAAGCGCTGCTCCCACATCCGCGCCCCGAAGTGCCGGGCGTCGAGATACATGTGCTCGGCGCCGTGTTCGATCATCCGGCGGGTGATGGCCTTGGCGACGATGTCGCGGGGGGCCAGCTCGGCCAGCTCGTGCTGTCCGAGCATGAAGCGGACGCCGTCGCCGTCGACGAGGTGCGCGCCCTCGCCGCGGACGGCTTCGGAGACCAGCGGCTGCTGGCCCTCGGAGTCCGCGCCGAGGAACAGGACGGTCGGGTGGAACTGGACGAACTCCAGGTCGGAGACCTCCGCCCCGGCCCGCAGCGCGAGCGCCACCCCGTCGCCGGTGGAGACGGGAGGGTTGGTGGTGGCGGAGAAGACCTGGCCCATGCCGCCGGTGGCCAGGACGACCGAGGGGGCCCGGACCGCGCCGACGCCGTCGTGCTGGCCCTCGCCCATGACGTGCAGCGAGACGCCCGCCGTACGGCCTTCGGCGTCCGTGAGCAGATCCAGGACCAGGGCGTTCTCGATGGTGTGCAGGGCGGCCTCGCGGACCGCGCCGACCAGGGCGCGGGAGATCTCCGCGCCGGTCGCGTCGCCGCCCGCGTGGGCGATGCGGCGGCGGTGGTGGCCGCCCTCGCGGGTGAGCGCGATGTCGCCGCTGTCGGTGGTGTCGAAGTGCGCGCCGGTGGTGATCAGCCGGCGTACGGCGTCGGGGCCCTCGGTGACCAGGGTGCGCACGGCCTCCTCGTCGCAGAGGCCCGCGCCCGCGACGAGGGTGTCGTCGAGGTGCTGCTCGGGGGTGTCGCCCTCGCCGAGCGCAGCGGCGATGCCGCCCTGGGCCCAGCGGGTCGAGCCGTCGTCGAGGCGGGCCTTGGTGACGACGACGGTGTCCAGGCCGGCGGCGGCGCAGCGCAGCGCCGTGGTGAGCCCGGCGACGCCGGAGCCGACCACGACGACGTCCGCGTCGATGGCCCAGCCGGGGGCGGGGGCGGTCAGCCGTATTCCGGTCACGTCAGGGCTCCGAAGGTGAGGGGGATGTTGTCGATGAGGCGGGTGTCCCCGACCCGGGCCGCGACGGCGAGGATCGCCTCCCCGCTCTCGCGGTCGTCCGGGATCTCGGTGAAGTCCGCCGGGTCCACCAGCGCCAGGTAGTCGAGGGCGAGCGGCGCCCTGTCCCGGGCGGCGGCCTCCTCCAGGATCGTCCGCGCGGTGGCCCGGACGGCGGCGGGCGCCCCGTGGGGCCGGGCCAGCGCCACGGCCTGCGCGTCGGCGGCGGCGCGGGCCTCACCGAGCCGGTTGAGGCCGGCGGCCCGGTCGCCGCCGGGCGCGGTGGCCCGGGCCCGCTCGTGCAGTGCCTGCTGGGCGGCGAGCCGGTCACGGGCCGCGAACAGGGCGCGGGACAGGGCCAGCGCGGTGTGCCGCTCCGTGGCGGTGAGGAAGCGGTTGCGGCTGGAGAGCGCGAGGCCGTCCGGGTCCCGGACGGTGGGCACGCCGGTGATCCGGACGCCGAAGTTCAGGTCGCGGACCATGCGGCGGATCAGGGCGAGCTGCTGGGCGTCCTTCTGGCCGTAGAACGCCTCGTCGGGGCGGGTGAGGTGGAGGAGCTTGGCGACGACGGTGAGCATCCCGTCGAAGTGCCCCGGGCGGGCCGCGCCTTCGAGGCGCTCGCCCATGGGGCCCGCGGCGATGCGGACCTGGGGCTCTCCGCCGGGGTAGACCTCCTCCACGCCGGGGGCGAAGACCGCGTCGGCCCCCGCCGCCGCGACGGTCTCCAGGTCGGCGTCCAGGGTGCGCGGATAGCGGTCCAGGTCGGCGGCCTCGCCGAACTGGAGCGGGTTCACGAAGACGGTGACCACGACCTGGCCGTCCGCCCCGGCCGCCGCGCGGGCGGCCCGGATCAGGGCGGCGTGGCCCTCGTGGAGCGCGCCCATCGTCATGACGACGGCCCGCTCGGCCCCGGCGGGGCGGGACAGCGCGTCCAGCTCGGCGGCGGTGCGCAGGAGGGCGGGCCGGACCGTGCGCGTCATCGGGTCTCCCCCGCTCCGGGGCCGCCGGGGCGGCGGCGCTCCTGGTCGGCCAGGACGCCGAGGAGGTCCTCGGCCAGCTCGGCCTTGAGCAGGCCGTGGGCGAGCGCCCGGTCGGCCGTGGCGCGGGCCATCGCGAGGTATCCGGCCACCGCCTGCGGGGCGTGCTCGCGCAGCTCGCCGATGTGGGCGGCGACCGTGCCCGCGTCACCCCGGGCGACCGGGCCGGTCAGCGCGGCGTCGCCGGAGCGCAGGGCGTTGTCCAGGGCCGCGCCGAGGAGCGGGCCGAGCATCCGGTCCGGGGCGGCGACCCCCGCCCTGGCCAGCAGCTCCATCGACTGGGCGACCAGCGTGACCAGGTGGTTCGCGCCGAGCGCGAGGGCCGTGTGGTAGAGCGGGCGGGACTCCTCGGCGATCCACTCCGGCTCGCCGCCCATCTCGATGACCAGGGCCTCGGCGGCGAGCCGCAGCTCCTCGGGGGCGGTGACGCCGAACGAGCAGCCCGCGAGCCGCTGGACGTCGACGGCCGTGCCGGTGAACGTCATCGCGGGGTGCAGCGCGAGCGGCAGGGCCCCGGCCCGCAGCGCGGGGTCCAGCACCCTCGCCCCGTACCGCCCGGAGGTGTGGACGAGCAGTTGGCCCGGCCGTACGGCGCCGGTCTCGGCGAGGCCCTCGACCAGCGTGGGCAGCACGTCGTCGGGGACGGTCAGCAGCACCAGCTCGGAGCGGGCCAGCACCTCGGCGGGCTCCACCAGGGGCACGTCGGGCAGCAGCTCCGCGGCGCGGCGCCGGGAGGCGTCGGAGACACCGGACACGGCGACCGGGCGGTGCCCGGCGAGCTGGAGGGAGGCGGCGAGGGCGGGTCCGACCCGGCCCGCGCCGACGACGCCGACCGTGAGTCGGGCGGGGCGGTCCCTCGCGTCGAGGGGTTCCTTCGAAACTGGTGCGTTCACGCGGCGATGGCCTTCCGTTCCAGTCCGCGGGGGGTACCGGACGATTCCTCTGCATGCTACGCCAGCGTTTCGGCGAAGCCCTCCGGTCACCCACAGCCTGTGGATAACTTTCCGGACCCCACACGAAGGCCCCTGCGGAAGCCGCCTTCGGACCCAGCCCCGGACCCGGCTCCGAGCAGGTCTCCGGGCGGGCGGAAATCGGCGGGCGCGCGGTCGACGGCCCGGGTGATGATCGTCCCATGGTGACCATGGATGAGCAGGAGCGGCGTCGGCGCAGGCTGACCGCGTGGCGGGCGTCGCGGCGGACGCTGGCCCGGGTGGGCGCGGACGGCACCCTGGGCGAGCGGCTGGCGGCGCTGGCCGCCGGGGCCGCTTCCGTACACGATCCGGAGGACTGGACCGATGTGTACGGGGGCGGGGTCGTCGCCGATCTGGAGCGGCGGGTGGCCGGGCTGCTGGGGATGGAGGCGGCGGCGTTCTTCCCGACCGGGACGATGGCCCAGCAGGTCGCGCTGCGGTGCTGGGCGGGGCGTACGGGCGACGCGACCGTGGCGCTGCACCCCCTGTCCCACCCGGAGCTGCACGAGGGCGGGGCGCTGGGCGCGGTGAGCGGGCTGCGCACGGTGCATCCGACGTCGGAGCCGAGGCTGCCGAGCGCCGAGGAGGTCCGGGAGTACCCCGAGCCGTTCGGGACGCTGATGCTGGAACTGCCGCTGCGGGACGCCGGGTTCGTGCTGCCGTCCTGGGAGGAGCTGACGGCGGTGGTGGCGGCGGCCCGGGAGCGGGACGCGGTGGTGCACTTGGACGGGGCGCGGCTGTGGGAGTGCGGCCCGCACTTCGGGCGGGAGCTGCCGGAGATCGCCGCCCTCGCGGACAGTGTGTACGTGTCGTTCTACAAGTCCCTGGACGGGCTGTCGGGCGCGGTGCTGGCGGGCCCCTCGACGCTGGTGGAGGAGGCCCGGGTCTGGTGCCACCGGTACGGGGGCCGGCTCTTCCAGCAGTACCCGGCGGCGCTCTCCGCCCTGCTGGGCCTGGAGCGGGAGCTGCCGAGGCTGCCGGACTACGTGGCGCACGCGAAGGTGGTGGCCGGGGCGCTGGCGGAGGGGTTCGCGGCGTCGGAGGCGCCGTGGTTCCGGGTGCGTCCGGAGCCGCCGCACACGCATCAGTTCCAGGTCTGGCTGCCGTACGGGGCCGAGGTGCTGGACGAGGCGTCGGTGCGGCAGGCCGAGGAGACGGGCGTGACGCTGTTCCGGCGCTGGTTCGCGGGTGCGGGGGCGCCGCCCGGGGTCTCCGTCACCGAGGTCACGGTGGCCGGGGAGGGGCTGGAGTGGTCGGCCCGGGACGTGCGGGATGCGGTGCGGGGGTTCGTGGGCTACGTGCGGGATCTCGCGTAGGGGCGCCTCCCGGGGCGGGGCCCTGCCGGGTGCGAGGTCTCCCGCCTCGGGGTGCCGTCCTCAAACGCCGGACGGGCTGGGCGTGCCGGGCCCGCCGGGTCGGCCGGGCTGCCGGTTCCGCCGAAGGCGCCGGTACAGGTCGCGCAGGACGGAGCGGTCGTGCCGGCCCGGCGGCGGAGGTGCGGGCCGCGACAGCCGGGCCGCGCGGTAGGAATCGAGCATGTGCTGCTGAACGGCGTCCATACGCACCAAGCCTGGGCAGGTCACAGCGGCGCCGCGCGCTGATTGACGGCCCCCGTCAATCGGAACGACGCCCCGTGCGCGTACCCCCACTATGGAGGGGTGAGCGTGCACATAGACATCGCGGGCCTGCCCGCCGACCGCGTCGTTTTCGCGACCTCTCCCCTGGCCGAGCTGGGCCTCGCCCTGCACGCGCTCTCCGAGCCCGGACACCATCCTGGGCTGCACGGCTGGGCCACCGCGACCGCGACGGCCCTGGAGCCCGACCTCGCGGACCGGCTGCTGGAGGCGGAGTTCCTCTGGCGGAACACCTTCTCCGACGTGTTCAT
The nucleotide sequence above comes from Streptomyces sp. NBC_01116. Encoded proteins:
- a CDS encoding SCO3374 family protein, whose translation is MPPTVPQPRSSPDAAPGSADAALARRYAGELGWATAGRDPLRLLTGALFDVLELPAEAGHAVLRRGVRTGPVLLSGTRMGLLVAAGGADELPGLLDWLEWGPVALDLTAVGAGGRVTAPPLPGAPGDSPGAAVWLRPPEPRRAPEPRLPALTGFGSSGGDAPDLVRLVDAAATECHRVRLSRARSGAPTRGGADQPLAFS
- a CDS encoding Lsr2 family protein, with translation MAQKVQVLLVDDLDGVEADETVTFALDGKTYEIDLTTANADKLRGLLEPYTKGGRRTGGRAATGRGKGRAVAGGNKDTAEIRRWARENGHNVNDRGRVPAEIREAYEKANG
- a CDS encoding amino-acid N-acetyltransferase → MSSDQSQCDPDTELHTDPSVNKPAITVRRARTSDVASVRRLLDGYVSGGILLDKATVTLYEDIQEFWVAERDEDAAVIGCGALHVMWEDLAEVRTLAVDPRIKGAGVGHHVLDKLLQTARWLGVRRVFCLTFEVDFFAKHGFVEIGETPVDTDVYSELLRSYDEGVAEFLGLERVKPNTLGNSRMLLHL
- a CDS encoding BlaI/MecI/CopY family transcriptional regulator; amino-acid sequence: MPRQLGDLEDAVMTRVWQWNRPVTVREVLEDLQQERSIAYTTVMTVMDNLHQKGWVRREVDGRAYRYTAVSTRAAYSAALMNEAWSRSDNPAAALVAFFGMMSAEQREALQDAVRMVSPNLAETSGDPAEPTAAATGDDAPADDVPPEGGR
- a CDS encoding type III pantothenate kinase, producing MLLTIDVGNTHTVLGLFDGEEIVEHWRISTDARRTADELAVLLQGLMGMHPLLGMELGDGIEGIAICATVPSVLHELREVTRRYYGDVPAVLVEPGVKTGVPILMDNPKEVGADRIINAVAAVELYGGPAIVVDFGTATTFDAVSPRGEYTGGVIAPGIEISVEALGVKGAQLRKIELARPRSVIGKNTVEAMQSGIVYGFAGQVDGVVARMKKELAADPDDVTVIATGGLAPMVLGESSVIDEHEPWLTLIGLRLVYERNVSRS
- the nadC gene encoding carboxylating nicotinate-nucleotide diphosphorylase, encoding MSTPEENPRPTPVDVPLISVGAPASSAPAEGGCGDACGCGGDDGFDPEALECGLDPALALLLARAGLDPVQVEDVAHVAIEEDLDGGVDVTTVATVPEDAVITGDFTAREAGTVAGLRVAEAVLSIVCTEEFEVERHVEDGDRIVPGQKLLTVTTRTRDLLTGERSALNLLCRLSGIATATRAWADVLEGSKAEVRDTRKTTAGLRALEKYAVRCGGGVNHRMSLSDAALVKDNHVIAAGGVAEAFKRVRAEFPELPIEVEVDTMDQVREVLDAGVDLILLDNFTPAETAEAVALVAGRAVLESSGRLTLDSARAYADAGVDYLAVGALTHSSPILDIGLDFRDADADASATDGADV
- a CDS encoding L-aspartate oxidase, which translates into the protein MTGIRLTAPAPGWAIDADVVVVGSGVAGLTTALRCAAAGLDTVVVTKARLDDGSTRWAQGGIAAALGEGDTPEQHLDDTLVAGAGLCDEEAVRTLVTEGPDAVRRLITTGAHFDTTDSGDIALTREGGHHRRRIAHAGGDATGAEISRALVGAVREAALHTIENALVLDLLTDAEGRTAGVSLHVMGEGQHDGVGAVRAPSVVLATGGMGQVFSATTNPPVSTGDGVALALRAGAEVSDLEFVQFHPTVLFLGADSEGQQPLVSEAVRGEGAHLVDGDGVRFMLGQHELAELAPRDIVAKAITRRMIEHGAEHMYLDARHFGARMWEQRFPTILAACRSHGIDPVTEPVPVAPAAHYASGGVRTDLRGRTTVPGLYACGEVACTGVHGANRLASNSLLEGLVFAERIAADIAGARPPRTEPAGSPDAGGPAPLLAPEARTAIQRAMTRGAGVLRSADSLAAAAEELEALHRDAAAEAEGPGGAKAVVPGVDAWEVTNLLLVSRVLVAAAREREETRGCHWREDRPDRDDAHGRRHLVVRIAADRTPVVHRTETAAFPPVRPSD
- the panC gene encoding pantoate--beta-alanine ligase, whose product is MTRTVRPALLRTAAELDALSRPAGAERAVVMTMGALHEGHAALIRAARAAAGADGQVVVTVFVNPLQFGEAADLDRYPRTLDADLETVAAAGADAVFAPGVEEVYPGGEPQVRIAAGPMGERLEGAARPGHFDGMLTVVAKLLHLTRPDEAFYGQKDAQQLALIRRMVRDLNFGVRITGVPTVRDPDGLALSSRNRFLTATERHTALALSRALFAARDRLAAQQALHERARATAPGGDRAAGLNRLGEARAAADAQAVALARPHGAPAAVRATARTILEEAAARDRAPLALDYLALVDPADFTEIPDDRESGEAILAVAARVGDTRLIDNIPLTFGALT
- a CDS encoding Rossmann-like and DUF2520 domain-containing protein, giving the protein MNAPVSKEPLDARDRPARLTVGVVGAGRVGPALAASLQLAGHRPVAVSGVSDASRRRAAELLPDVPLVEPAEVLARSELVLLTVPDDVLPTLVEGLAETGAVRPGQLLVHTSGRYGARVLDPALRAGALPLALHPAMTFTGTAVDVQRLAGCSFGVTAPEELRLAAEALVIEMGGEPEWIAEESRPLYHTALALGANHLVTLVAQSMELLARAGVAAPDRMLGPLLGAALDNALRSGDAALTGPVARGDAGTVAAHIGELREHAPQAVAGYLAMARATADRALAHGLLKAELAEDLLGVLADQERRRPGGPGAGETR
- a CDS encoding low specificity L-threonine aldolase, with the protein product MVTMDEQERRRRRLTAWRASRRTLARVGADGTLGERLAALAAGAASVHDPEDWTDVYGGGVVADLERRVAGLLGMEAAAFFPTGTMAQQVALRCWAGRTGDATVALHPLSHPELHEGGALGAVSGLRTVHPTSEPRLPSAEEVREYPEPFGTLMLELPLRDAGFVLPSWEELTAVVAAARERDAVVHLDGARLWECGPHFGRELPEIAALADSVYVSFYKSLDGLSGAVLAGPSTLVEEARVWCHRYGGRLFQQYPAALSALLGLERELPRLPDYVAHAKVVAGALAEGFAASEAPWFRVRPEPPHTHQFQVWLPYGAEVLDEASVRQAEETGVTLFRRWFAGAGAPPGVSVTEVTVAGEGLEWSARDVRDAVRGFVGYVRDLA